In Alistipes ihumii AP11, a genomic segment contains:
- a CDS encoding S41 family peptidase, whose amino-acid sequence MKKITKSVRYALIAAATLVAAGAFTAASKPDFALGRNIQILFNMFRDVSAFYVDSVDTDEMLRDAAAGMTSNLDPYTVLIPEDEMEEFEILTTGKYGGIGALVRQSGDWIAIAQPYEGFPADKAGLVIGDKLLEVDGRSIRGLDVSEVSSMLKGSPGTALRLKVEKLLTGEQADVTLRRERIKISGIPYYGMIADGVGYVLHDDFTEECSLDMRRALVELKKQGATSLIIDLRGNGGGILQEAVKILSLLVPKGTEVVSMKGRIGELDETFTTQTDPIDTRMPVVVLVNSQSASAAEIVSGALQDLDRAVLLGQRTFGKGLVQSTRPLGYNAFLKVTTAKYYIPSGRCIQALDYAHRNDDGSVGTVPDSLIWEFRTSGGRKVYDGGGVMPDVRIEPQYVSRFTTVLYGKGYLEDFANDYFRRHREGVDVDRFTLPDDEYDRFVEFMQDKDVEVESQTQRTVDELRRQAEREKYLDRISGELEAIERKLKDDKNADLQAFREDIRKLLESEIVMRYHYYAGVARHSALRDREVRAAVELLADTARYRRILSQQDTERK is encoded by the coding sequence ATGAAAAAGATAACGAAATCCGTCCGCTACGCACTGATCGCCGCCGCGACGCTGGTCGCGGCGGGAGCGTTCACGGCCGCATCGAAGCCCGATTTCGCGCTCGGGCGCAACATACAGATTCTGTTCAACATGTTCCGCGACGTGAGCGCGTTTTACGTCGATTCGGTCGACACGGACGAAATGCTTCGGGACGCGGCCGCCGGAATGACCTCGAATCTCGACCCGTACACCGTCCTGATACCCGAGGACGAGATGGAGGAGTTCGAGATACTCACCACCGGCAAATACGGAGGAATCGGCGCCCTCGTGCGCCAGAGCGGCGACTGGATCGCGATCGCGCAGCCCTACGAGGGATTTCCCGCCGACAAGGCGGGGCTGGTCATCGGAGACAAGCTGCTCGAGGTGGACGGCCGGAGCATCCGGGGCCTCGACGTGTCGGAAGTCAGCTCGATGCTCAAGGGTTCGCCCGGCACCGCGCTGCGGCTCAAGGTCGAGAAGCTGCTCACCGGAGAGCAGGCCGACGTCACGCTACGGCGCGAGCGCATCAAGATATCGGGCATTCCCTATTACGGCATGATTGCCGACGGGGTCGGATACGTCCTGCACGACGATTTCACGGAAGAGTGCAGCCTCGACATGCGCCGCGCGCTCGTCGAGCTCAAGAAGCAAGGCGCCACGTCGCTGATCATCGACCTGAGAGGCAACGGCGGAGGCATACTGCAGGAGGCCGTCAAGATTCTCTCCCTGCTGGTTCCCAAAGGGACCGAAGTCGTGTCGATGAAAGGCCGTATCGGCGAACTCGACGAGACGTTCACGACGCAGACCGACCCGATCGACACGCGGATGCCCGTCGTCGTGCTGGTCAACAGCCAGTCGGCCTCGGCTGCCGAGATCGTCTCGGGGGCGCTGCAAGATCTGGACCGCGCCGTACTGCTCGGCCAGCGGACCTTCGGCAAGGGACTCGTGCAATCGACCCGCCCGCTCGGCTACAATGCCTTTCTGAAAGTCACTACGGCCAAGTACTACATTCCCAGCGGACGGTGCATTCAGGCGCTCGACTACGCCCACCGCAACGACGACGGCAGCGTCGGAACCGTACCCGACTCGCTGATCTGGGAGTTCCGGACCTCCGGCGGCAGGAAGGTGTACGACGGGGGAGGCGTGATGCCCGACGTGCGCATCGAACCGCAGTATGTCAGCCGTTTCACGACGGTTCTTTACGGCAAGGGGTATCTGGAGGATTTCGCGAACGACTATTTCAGGCGCCACCGCGAAGGAGTGGACGTCGACCGGTTCACGCTGCCGGACGACGAGTACGACCGGTTCGTCGAGTTCATGCAGGACAAGGACGTCGAGGTCGAGTCGCAGACGCAGCGGACGGTCGACGAGTTGCGCCGCCAAGCCGAACGCGAAAAGTATCTGGACCGTATCTCCGGCGAGCTCGAAGCGATCGAGCGCAAACTCAAGGACGACAAGAACGCCGATTTGCAGGCATTCAGGGAGGATATCCGCAAGTTGCTCGAGAGCGAAATCGTCATGCGCTACCACTATTATGCCGGCGTGGCACGCCACTCGGCTCTGCGCGACCGGGAGGTGCGGGCCGCCGTCGAGCTGCTCGCCGACACGGCCCGCTACCGCCGGATACTCTCGCAACAGGACACCGAGCGCAAATAA
- the yidD gene encoding membrane protein insertion efficiency factor YidD — protein MNERRSRYARILRQILIAPPMLLIWVYRHGISPFTPPSCRFTPTCSQYFAEALRRHGLLKGSYLGIRRLLRCHPWGGSGYDPVP, from the coding sequence ATGAACGAACGACGCAGCCGATACGCCCGCATTCTGCGGCAGATACTGATCGCACCGCCTATGCTGCTGATCTGGGTCTACCGCCATGGCATCTCGCCGTTCACGCCGCCCAGCTGCCGCTTCACGCCCACCTGCTCGCAATACTTCGCCGAGGCGCTCCGCCGGCACGGCCTGCTGAAAGGCTCCTACCTCGGCATTCGGCGGCTGCTGCGCTGCCACCCTTGGGGAGGCAGCGGATACGACCCCGTACCGTAA
- a CDS encoding DUF4271 domain-containing protein, with translation METPYPFIRDSLSPRPGPPEDTGIPNGAELFGPESSVALVPPDGIAARPASADTPGQSYAYEAVTLGVLAIFCYLLHSYRSSLAEAFKVVTMQLSIEKAFAEQTLFFRQFLTLSSLWGILLVSGLAVRYGDLYGLYTLLPLTADTAVAAVAAAVALIVGYRCLIVRIVGLVTRNEAFLAEHRFMNRIFSAFAYTLLTPLFLVVALVPAEEARAALIGVATVSAILYLTYLTKSYRFFVKRDVSIMQWILYLCTVEFFPVSFFVLAVLRGR, from the coding sequence ATGGAAACGCCATATCCGTTCATCCGGGACAGCCTTTCGCCGCGACCGGGTCCTCCGGAGGACACCGGAATCCCGAACGGGGCCGAGCTGTTCGGCCCCGAAAGCAGCGTGGCGCTCGTCCCGCCGGACGGTATCGCGGCCCGTCCGGCAAGCGCCGATACGCCGGGGCAGAGCTATGCCTACGAGGCCGTGACGTTGGGCGTGCTGGCGATCTTCTGCTATTTGCTGCACAGCTACCGAAGCAGTCTGGCCGAAGCGTTCAAGGTCGTCACGATGCAACTTTCGATCGAAAAGGCATTTGCCGAGCAGACGCTGTTCTTCCGACAATTCCTGACCCTCTCGTCGCTGTGGGGCATCCTGCTGGTCAGCGGACTCGCCGTCCGCTACGGCGACCTGTACGGACTTTACACTCTGCTGCCCCTGACGGCGGACACCGCAGTCGCAGCCGTCGCCGCAGCCGTCGCGCTGATCGTCGGCTATCGCTGCCTGATCGTGCGAATCGTCGGACTGGTCACGCGAAACGAGGCGTTTCTGGCCGAGCACCGCTTTATGAATCGGATTTTCTCGGCTTTCGCCTACACGCTGCTGACACCGCTTTTTCTCGTCGTCGCGCTCGTTCCGGCCGAGGAGGCGCGCGCCGCGCTGATCGGAGTCGCGACGGTCTCGGCAATCCTGTATCTGACGTATCTGACAAAAAGTTATCGTTTCTTTGTCAAAAGGGATGTTTCAATTATGCAATGGATTTTGTACCTTTGCACCGTCGAATTTTTCCCGGTAAGCTTTTTCGTGCTGGCCGTTCTGAGAGGCCGCTGA
- a CDS encoding bifunctional folylpolyglutamate synthase/dihydrofolate synthase, whose protein sequence is MDYRQTLDFLYRSLPVFQDVGGSAYKAGLDRIVALEEASGVPHRRFRSVHVAGTNGKGSVSHLIASALSAAGYRTGLFTSPHLKDFRERMRVDGETISEREVVEYVERNRETIGRVQPSFFEITTAMAFDHFARREVDVAVVEVGMGGRLDSTNVIRPLLSVITNIGYDHTQFLGDTLGRIAGEKAGIIKEDTPVVVGESQVETKLVFIERAKALRAPILFADQTYRVADQRFLPDSQRLGIESLLDGNRFEVECDLQGIYQRLNVPTALTALDVLNGSGGLRIAPQDVRRGFASAARATGLRGRWERLGERPFVVCDTGHNESGIAEVAAQIARQTYRKLYMVVGFVEDKDLSRVLPLLPRQAHYVFTKAGIRRALDERELARRAAGYGLQGECVPTVNEALARARELAGPEDMIFIGGSTYVVAEVL, encoded by the coding sequence ATGGACTACCGTCAGACACTGGATTTTCTCTATCGCTCGCTGCCTGTGTTTCAGGACGTCGGCGGCAGCGCCTACAAAGCGGGGCTCGACCGCATCGTCGCGCTGGAAGAGGCTTCGGGCGTTCCGCACCGCCGCTTCCGCAGCGTGCATGTGGCCGGGACCAACGGCAAGGGCTCCGTGTCGCATCTGATCGCCTCGGCGCTGTCGGCGGCCGGATACCGGACCGGTCTGTTCACGTCGCCCCATCTGAAAGATTTCCGCGAGCGCATGCGTGTCGACGGGGAGACGATCTCCGAGCGGGAGGTCGTCGAGTACGTCGAGCGGAACCGGGAGACGATCGGGCGCGTGCAGCCGTCGTTTTTCGAAATCACGACGGCTATGGCGTTCGACCATTTCGCGCGCCGGGAAGTCGACGTGGCCGTCGTCGAGGTCGGCATGGGCGGACGGCTCGACTCGACGAACGTGATCCGTCCGCTGCTCAGCGTGATAACGAACATCGGCTACGATCACACGCAGTTTCTTGGCGATACGCTCGGGCGGATCGCCGGCGAGAAGGCCGGGATCATCAAGGAAGATACTCCGGTCGTCGTAGGCGAGAGTCAGGTGGAGACGAAGCTCGTTTTCATCGAGCGCGCCAAGGCGTTGCGCGCGCCGATCCTGTTCGCCGACCAGACGTACCGGGTGGCGGACCAGCGGTTTCTGCCCGACTCGCAGCGGCTCGGGATCGAGAGCCTGCTCGACGGCAACCGCTTCGAGGTCGAGTGCGACCTGCAGGGAATCTACCAGCGCCTGAACGTGCCGACGGCCCTGACCGCGCTCGACGTGCTGAACGGTTCGGGCGGACTGCGCATCGCGCCGCAGGACGTGCGGCGGGGATTCGCCTCGGCCGCGCGCGCGACGGGGCTCCGTGGACGTTGGGAACGGCTGGGCGAGCGGCCGTTTGTCGTCTGCGACACGGGACACAACGAGTCGGGCATCGCCGAGGTGGCCGCCCAGATCGCGCGCCAGACATACCGGAAGCTCTATATGGTCGTCGGCTTTGTCGAGGACAAGGACCTTTCGCGCGTGCTGCCGCTGCTTCCCCGGCAGGCGCACTACGTCTTCACGAAGGCCGGGATCCGCCGCGCGCTCGACGAGCGCGAGCTTGCGCGCCGGGCCGCCGGTTACGGATTGCAGGGCGAGTGCGTCCCGACCGTGAACGAGGCGCTCGCGCGGGCCCGGGAGCTTGCCGGACCGGAAGATATGATTTTCATCGGGGGAAGCACCTATGTCGTGGCCGAGGTGTTGTAG
- a CDS encoding LysE family translocator: MWFDVYTQGILIGLVASIPLGPIGLLCIQRTLSKSHRSGFVSGLGAATADSMFATVALFSLTVVMSFIENNMAIIKALGGISVVIVGVTIFLKNPVVQIRRNRAGKGHNLWGDYLSVFFLTLTNPAYILIFVALFAALGISHEGIPLGGGMSMILGVLCGASLWWFTLTFGVSFLRRKFRPRHLLWMNRISGSVIVVLGAAAILSIFFHTPVVHEMLP; the protein is encoded by the coding sequence ATGTGGTTTGACGTTTATACCCAAGGAATCCTCATCGGCCTCGTGGCCTCCATTCCGCTCGGACCGATCGGACTGCTCTGCATTCAGCGCACGCTGAGCAAAAGCCACCGCTCGGGCTTCGTGTCGGGGCTCGGCGCCGCGACGGCCGACTCGATGTTCGCCACCGTCGCGCTGTTCTCGCTGACGGTCGTGATGTCGTTCATCGAGAACAACATGGCGATCATCAAGGCGCTCGGAGGCATCTCGGTCGTGATCGTCGGCGTGACGATCTTCCTGAAGAACCCGGTTGTACAGATCCGCCGCAACCGCGCGGGCAAGGGACACAACCTGTGGGGCGACTACCTGTCGGTCTTCTTCCTCACGCTGACCAACCCGGCCTATATCCTGATCTTCGTCGCGCTTTTCGCCGCGCTGGGAATCAGCCACGAGGGCATTCCGCTCGGCGGAGGCATGTCGATGATCCTCGGCGTGCTATGCGGAGCCTCGCTGTGGTGGTTCACGCTGACTTTCGGCGTCAGCTTCCTGCGGCGCAAGTTCCGGCCGCGCCACCTGCTGTGGATGAACCGCATCTCGGGCAGCGTGATCGTCGTGCTGGGAGCCGCCGCCATATTGTCCATTTTCTTTCATACGCCCGTAGTCCATGAAATGCTCCCCTGA
- a CDS encoding ribonuclease P protein component: MPPAPDRSFPRRERLKSKKRIARLFEQGKGGFVYPVRYVLLDDSAEESVAGKDRPLSVLIAVPKRHHKRAVERNLLKRRMREAYRLNKQALSGTLSGPCALGLLYASGDVAGYPQIESAVKKIIRILREQA; the protein is encoded by the coding sequence ATGCCCCCTGCACCGGACAGAAGCTTTCCCCGCCGCGAACGACTGAAGTCGAAAAAACGGATCGCCCGGCTTTTCGAGCAGGGAAAGGGCGGTTTCGTCTATCCGGTACGCTATGTTCTGCTCGACGACTCGGCAGAGGAGTCCGTTGCCGGGAAAGACCGTCCCCTGTCCGTGCTGATCGCCGTGCCCAAGCGTCACCATAAGCGCGCTGTCGAGCGTAACCTGCTCAAGCGACGCATGCGGGAAGCCTATCGCCTGAACAAACAGGCGCTGTCAGGGACTCTGTCCGGCCCGTGCGCGCTGGGACTGCTCTATGCGTCGGGCGACGTGGCCGGGTACCCGCAGATCGAAAGCGCCGTAAAGAAAATTATCCGGATACTCCGCGAGCAAGCCTGA
- a CDS encoding 4-hydroxy-3-methylbut-2-enyl diphosphate reductase translates to MHIEIDEKSGFCFGVVKAITKAEQSLSELGRVCSLGDIVHNRVEVQRLEKLGLETISHDELRGMSGRTVLIRAHGEPPSTYDFARRHGIRLIDATCPVVARLQKLVKSAHEEMKACGGQVVILGKRGHAEVVGLTGQVDGDAIVVETPDDLQSVDFSRPICLLSQTTQSLALFEQIRRSMLERAANPSRVVVHDTICRQVSNRNPHLQQFARRFDAIVFVCGRKSSNGKVLYQTCLQSNPRSYTVEDESELRPEWFEGCRSVGICGATSTPKWLMQRVADRIGQAAGGADGNDF, encoded by the coding sequence ATGCACATCGAAATAGACGAAAAATCAGGATTCTGCTTCGGCGTGGTCAAGGCGATCACGAAAGCCGAGCAGTCGCTTTCGGAGCTGGGGCGGGTCTGCTCGCTCGGCGACATCGTGCACAACCGCGTGGAAGTACAGCGGCTCGAGAAGCTGGGCCTCGAAACGATTTCGCACGACGAACTGCGCGGCATGAGCGGCCGCACGGTGCTGATCCGGGCTCACGGCGAGCCGCCCTCGACCTACGATTTCGCACGCAGGCACGGCATCCGCCTGATCGACGCTACCTGTCCGGTGGTCGCCCGGCTGCAGAAGCTCGTCAAAAGCGCCCATGAGGAGATGAAGGCCTGCGGAGGACAGGTCGTCATCCTCGGCAAGCGGGGACATGCCGAAGTCGTAGGGCTGACCGGTCAGGTGGACGGCGACGCCATCGTCGTCGAGACCCCGGACGATCTGCAAAGCGTCGACTTCTCGCGCCCGATCTGCCTGCTTTCGCAAACGACCCAGAGCCTCGCGCTGTTCGAGCAGATCCGCCGGAGCATGCTGGAGCGGGCCGCCAATCCGTCGCGCGTCGTCGTACACGACACGATCTGCCGCCAAGTCTCCAACCGCAACCCGCATTTGCAGCAGTTCGCCCGGCGATTCGACGCCATCGTTTTCGTCTGCGGCAGAAAAAGTTCGAACGGCAAGGTGCTCTATCAGACCTGCCTGCAAAGCAATCCCCGCAGCTATACGGTCGAGGACGAGAGCGAGCTGCGGCCCGAGTGGTTCGAGGGCTGCCGTTCGGTGGGAATATGCGGAGCGACCTCCACGCCCAAGTGGCTGATGCAGCGCGTAGCGGACCGGATCGGACAAGCCGCGGGAGGAGCGGACGGGAACGACTTCTGA
- the cmk gene encoding (d)CMP kinase: MKCSPDKKIVIAVDGFSSCGKSTFAKKIASALGYVFIDTGAMYRAVTLYGIRHGAIRGGVVDAEALERMLPRIGISFVFNPAREASDIYLDGENVEGPIRSLEVSEAVSRVSQIGAVRERLVGLQQQMGRDKGIVMDGRDIGTVVFPDAELKIFMTADPAVRAMRRYRELTAKGEKVSLEEIERNIRERDLADQTRAISPLRQAPDAVVLDNSRMTPEEQMEWIRPYVESRSQATCTSK; this comes from the coding sequence ATGAAATGCTCCCCTGACAAAAAAATCGTCATCGCCGTCGACGGATTCTCGTCCTGCGGCAAAAGCACGTTCGCCAAGAAGATCGCCTCGGCGCTGGGGTACGTCTTCATCGATACCGGAGCGATGTACCGCGCCGTCACGTTGTACGGTATCCGGCACGGCGCCATTCGCGGAGGCGTGGTCGACGCGGAGGCGCTCGAGCGGATGCTGCCCCGCATCGGCATATCGTTCGTCTTCAACCCCGCGCGGGAAGCCAGCGACATTTACCTCGACGGCGAGAACGTCGAGGGGCCGATCCGGAGCCTCGAGGTCAGCGAGGCCGTCAGCCGCGTGAGCCAGATCGGCGCCGTGCGCGAGCGTCTCGTGGGCCTTCAGCAGCAAATGGGACGCGACAAGGGAATCGTCATGGACGGCCGCGACATCGGGACGGTCGTTTTTCCGGACGCCGAGCTGAAAATCTTCATGACGGCCGATCCGGCCGTCCGCGCCATGCGCCGCTACCGCGAACTGACGGCCAAAGGAGAAAAAGTATCGCTCGAAGAGATCGAGCGGAACATCCGCGAGCGGGACCTCGCCGACCAGACGCGCGCGATCAGCCCGCTGCGTCAGGCTCCCGACGCCGTCGTGCTCGACAACAGCCGCATGACGCCCGAGGAGCAGATGGAGTGGATACGGCCATACGTCGAATCACGTTCTCAAGCGACATGCACATCGAAATAG
- a CDS encoding uroporphyrinogen-III synthase, protein MKVKKILVSQPAPAVAEKSPYHELVLKHRIDVRFHPFIKLEGVTLKEFRSQRVEILEHSAVIFTSRTTIDNFFRICEQARITIPEGMKYFCNTEAVALYLQKYIVYRKRKIFFADGTFSALVELIAKHKDEKFLLTLSEPHKPELPMALEKMKLRFDKVILARTVSADLSDVDIADYDLLVFYSPSEITSLLGAFPRPNGSPRIATFGHGTAKAAVGEGLTVSVMAPTPEVPSMTKAIDLYIHKLDSGEEVPPVTLEEQSPDLAFIQSQALKGRKTKPVAAKAPAPKAAVTTKKSPSAVRKSAAAGTTAKK, encoded by the coding sequence TTGAAGGTCAAGAAAATCTTAGTATCGCAGCCGGCTCCGGCCGTCGCCGAAAAATCGCCCTATCACGAACTCGTACTCAAACACCGCATCGATGTCCGGTTCCACCCGTTCATCAAGCTCGAGGGAGTCACCCTGAAAGAGTTCCGCAGTCAGCGGGTAGAGATATTGGAGCACAGCGCGGTCATTTTCACGAGCCGGACGACGATCGACAACTTTTTCCGGATCTGCGAGCAAGCGCGCATCACGATTCCCGAGGGAATGAAATATTTCTGCAACACGGAGGCCGTCGCGCTGTACCTGCAGAAATACATCGTATACCGCAAGCGGAAGATATTTTTCGCAGACGGAACGTTCTCGGCGCTCGTCGAGCTGATCGCCAAGCACAAGGACGAGAAATTCCTGCTCACGCTTTCCGAACCCCACAAACCCGAGCTGCCGATGGCGCTCGAGAAAATGAAGCTCCGGTTCGATAAGGTAATCCTCGCCCGGACGGTCAGCGCCGACCTGAGCGACGTCGACATAGCCGACTACGACCTGCTGGTTTTCTACAGTCCGTCGGAAATCACTTCGTTGCTCGGGGCTTTCCCGCGTCCGAACGGATCGCCGCGAATCGCCACGTTCGGGCACGGCACGGCCAAGGCAGCCGTCGGGGAGGGACTGACAGTCAGCGTCATGGCCCCGACACCCGAGGTCCCGTCGATGACCAAGGCGATCGATCTGTACATCCATAAGCTCGACTCGGGCGAGGAGGTCCCCCCCGTTACGCTCGAGGAGCAGTCGCCCGATCTGGCATTCATCCAGTCGCAGGCGCTCAAAGGACGCAAGACGAAGCCGGTGGCCGCCAAGGCCCCGGCGCCCAAGGCAGCCGTCACGACGAAAAAGAGCCCTTCCGCCGTACGCAAAAGCGCAGCGGCCGGAACGACGGCGAAGAAATAA
- a CDS encoding sensor histidine kinase, with translation MKKGLAYPLFSFRNRVLIIVLGLVIGISSLLFTNDMARQLREKEQNEVAIWSAAFRDLGVNPSSPLLSALINSKSNIPFIIVDGQMNIASSHLIPDHILNHPNLRRKKIEEMAAANSFIQVTTMNNETFYIFYDESRLLKTLVYFPYIQLMIIVVFVTFGYITFRSSKQDEQNRVWIGLAKETAHQLGTPTSSLLGWIEYLRTQPIDQTAVEEMNKDIIRLTKVVDRFSKIGAATPLSEGVINEIVGSSVIYFRTRVPKNVTLTYNGLAMARQKAMVNEALFEWVIENLLKNAMDALQGKGTIDVRLSDDANWVYIDVKDTGKGIAKGNFKRIFDPGFTTKTRGWGLGLSLSKRIIEGYHGGRIYVLDSEIDKGTTIRVALKKIYT, from the coding sequence ATGAAAAAAGGACTCGCATATCCCCTCTTCTCGTTCCGCAACCGCGTGCTGATCATCGTGCTCGGTCTGGTAATCGGCATCTCGTCGCTGCTGTTCACCAACGACATGGCGCGCCAGCTTCGAGAGAAGGAGCAGAACGAGGTGGCCATCTGGTCGGCCGCGTTCCGCGACCTGGGCGTCAATCCGAGCAGCCCGCTGCTCTCGGCGCTGATCAACTCGAAAAGCAACATCCCGTTCATCATCGTCGACGGGCAGATGAACATAGCCAGCTCGCACCTGATACCCGACCACATCCTCAACCACCCGAACCTGAGACGCAAGAAGATCGAGGAAATGGCCGCGGCCAATTCCTTCATTCAGGTCACCACGATGAACAACGAGACGTTCTACATTTTCTACGACGAGTCGCGGCTGCTCAAGACGCTGGTCTATTTTCCCTACATCCAGCTGATGATCATCGTCGTGTTCGTCACCTTCGGTTACATCACGTTCCGCTCGAGCAAGCAGGACGAGCAGAACCGCGTCTGGATCGGGCTGGCCAAGGAGACGGCCCATCAGCTCGGGACGCCCACCTCGTCGCTGCTGGGCTGGATCGAGTACCTGCGCACGCAGCCCATCGACCAGACGGCCGTCGAGGAGATGAACAAGGATATCATCCGGCTGACGAAAGTGGTCGACCGTTTCTCGAAAATCGGCGCGGCGACGCCGCTGAGCGAGGGCGTGATCAACGAGATCGTGGGCAGCAGCGTAATCTATTTCCGCACCCGCGTGCCGAAAAACGTCACGCTGACCTACAACGGACTGGCCATGGCCCGACAGAAAGCCATGGTCAACGAGGCGCTGTTCGAGTGGGTGATCGAAAACCTGCTGAAAAACGCGATGGACGCGCTGCAAGGCAAGGGAACGATCGACGTACGGCTGTCCGACGACGCGAACTGGGTCTACATCGATGTGAAAGACACGGGGAAGGGAATCGCCAAAGGCAACTTCAAGCGGATTTTCGACCCCGGTTTTACGACCAAAACGCGGGGTTGGGGCCTCGGACTGTCGCTCAGCAAACGAATCATCGAAGGCTACCACGGCGGCCGGATCTACGTGCTCGACTCCGAGATCGACAAAGGCACGACGATCCGCGTCGCGCTGAAAAAAATCTACACCTAA
- the lnt gene encoding apolipoprotein N-acyltransferase, whose amino-acid sequence MLKRILYTLLSVLLLSLPWLGGSALTLFVAFVPLLWVEHSLAGQTGRRGKPRRFWPYVVSAFVLWWLATVWWVGYAAVIGVVAATVVGATQMSVVFLVYHAVLRRARRALAWTVLVSGWIAYETLFINGEISFPWLVLGNAFAQDVRLVQWYEWTGALGGSLWVLVTNLLVFEAIRRPRGWRGWAAPALAFVVPAAVSLTMYATYREPERTVRVTVVQPNIDPYYEKFVLKQAEQRGILLSLMAQAPEDVDFIVAPETAIDEDFWEKSIGRAPAIAQFRDFVRERYPSALVVTGANTLRRYPSEREASPTARCNRDSTLWYDIFNSALGIDSSERIGIHHKAKLVIGAEMTPYYSALKKLKFLTVDLGGISGQLGMDSVRRVFASPRGVWGGPAICYEAIYGEYFTEFVRRGAELMFVISNDGWWDDTPGYRYLFAYSRLRAIENRRSIARSANTGRSGFIDQRGDVGETLGWDERGALTAELSLNDRLTFYTRYGDVIGRLAGYVFVLSLLYFMAYRVRRRSHLVE is encoded by the coding sequence ATGCTTAAAAGAATACTCTATACGTTGCTGAGCGTGCTGCTGCTCTCGTTGCCTTGGCTCGGGGGAAGCGCGTTGACGCTGTTCGTGGCTTTCGTGCCGCTGTTGTGGGTCGAGCACTCGCTTGCGGGGCAGACCGGCCGGAGGGGAAAGCCTCGCCGATTCTGGCCCTACGTCGTCTCGGCCTTCGTGCTATGGTGGCTGGCGACGGTCTGGTGGGTGGGCTATGCGGCCGTGATCGGCGTGGTGGCGGCTACGGTCGTCGGCGCCACGCAGATGTCGGTCGTGTTTCTGGTCTATCATGCGGTACTCCGGCGCGCGCGCCGGGCGCTGGCCTGGACGGTGCTTGTGAGCGGCTGGATCGCCTATGAGACATTGTTTATCAACGGCGAGATTTCGTTCCCTTGGCTGGTGCTCGGCAATGCCTTCGCACAGGATGTCCGGCTCGTGCAGTGGTACGAGTGGACGGGCGCGCTCGGCGGATCGCTTTGGGTACTCGTGACGAACCTGCTCGTGTTCGAGGCGATCAGACGTCCCCGAGGCTGGCGCGGCTGGGCGGCTCCGGCGCTGGCTTTCGTCGTGCCGGCGGCCGTCTCGCTGACGATGTACGCTACCTATCGCGAGCCGGAGCGCACGGTCCGGGTGACGGTCGTGCAGCCCAATATCGATCCCTATTACGAGAAGTTCGTCCTGAAACAGGCCGAACAGCGCGGAATTCTGCTCTCGCTGATGGCTCAGGCCCCCGAGGACGTCGATTTCATCGTCGCGCCGGAGACGGCCATCGACGAGGACTTCTGGGAGAAATCGATCGGCCGGGCGCCGGCGATCGCGCAGTTCCGCGACTTCGTGCGCGAGCGCTATCCGTCGGCCCTCGTCGTGACGGGCGCCAATACGCTCAGACGTTATCCTTCGGAACGGGAAGCCTCGCCGACCGCCCGCTGCAACCGCGACAGCACGCTGTGGTACGACATTTTCAACAGCGCGCTGGGGATCGACTCGTCGGAGCGGATCGGCATTCATCACAAGGCGAAGCTCGTGATCGGGGCCGAAATGACGCCCTATTACTCGGCTCTGAAAAAGCTCAAATTCCTGACGGTGGATCTCGGCGGCATTTCGGGACAGCTCGGCATGGACTCGGTCCGCCGGGTCTTCGCGTCGCCCCGGGGCGTCTGGGGCGGGCCCGCGATCTGTTACGAGGCGATTTACGGGGAGTACTTTACCGAGTTCGTCCGGCGCGGGGCCGAGCTGATGTTCGTCATATCGAACGACGGCTGGTGGGACGATACGCCGGGTTACCGCTACCTGTTCGCCTACTCCCGCCTGCGGGCGATCGAGAACCGGCGCAGCATCGCCCGCAGCGCCAACACGGGCCGCTCGGGGTTCATCGACCAGCGGGGCGACGTGGGCGAGACGCTCGGCTGGGACGAGCGCGGCGCGCTGACCGCCGAGCTGAGCCTGAACGACCGGCTGACTTTCTATACCCGCTACGGCGACGTGATCGGCCGTCTGGCGGGTTACGTCTTCGTGCTGAGTCTGCTCTATTTTATGGCTTACCGCGTGCGGCGGCGAAGCCATTTGGTCGAGTAG